In Erigeron canadensis isolate Cc75 chromosome 6, C_canadensis_v1, whole genome shotgun sequence, the following are encoded in one genomic region:
- the LOC122604526 gene encoding putative receptor-like protein kinase At3g47110 yields MCRKAETKYFMAYLSFFLCVTALMLIWYPTLSLATNHTDQLALLAIKASIIDDPQHVLDSWNTSFHFCQWQGVTCGRRHRRVTRLDLRSRGLAGSVSHHIGNLSFLRVIDLANNTFKGVIPPQLGNLFRLQRLVLSNNSFVGEVPASLSNCTELNALGLSYNNLVGKLPQELSALVNLSLLVIHFNGFTGGIPSFFGNFTSLKTISATGNHLGGSIPDTLGQLYNLQSISFSYNLLYGTTPPSLYNLTSLKGLDVADNSISGSLPKDIGLQLPNLEIFYIWGNKFTGSIPFSLSNCSNLVSLDLGSNNFTGKVNIDFRRMSNLSFVGLFSNSLGSLELDEMNFIDSLVNCSKLESMFLDKNKLTGVLPSSIGNLSSQLTHLSFSNNFIYGTLPSGIGNLVKLERLFIRSNHLTGIVPRELGNLQNLKSLFMNDNFFTGNIPKFIGNFRSLLKLQLQENRLEGYIPPNLGNCRGLLLLDLSVNNLTGPIPPELFQLSSLLILNLSHNYIVRPLPQELGKLKSLTKLDLSHNDLVGLIPNAIASCISLEYLNLCANSFQGPIPPSMSALRGINNLNLSGNNFSGQIPKFLEQLNISSLDLSFNNLNGEVPLKGIFKNASLILIQGNNGLCGGLPELRLPKCAIVSRSKIGSRTSRFILIVISICSLLVVAMVLSYLFYWKRRKAQAQPAEEASYMQPFSRVSYGNILRATNEFSQQNLIGTGAFSAVYKGILEQADGMVAIKVLKLGNHGALKSFVMECEALKNIRHRNLVKVITSCSSVDFQGNDFKALIYEFMPNGNLERWLHPSSQQEVGIEEAPLQRLTLRQRVTIARDVAHAIHYLHQESEVPIIHCDLKPSNILLDSDMVAHIGDFGLAKFLPLKPHDSSGVGLRGTFGYAPPEYGFGGEMSKEGDIYSFGILLLEMITGKKPVDGIFEEGLNLHGYVKMALPDRLMGIIEPTLLSIVEERDRGATINHEDEAKKWEMLEKNMILLARIGLACSLESPKERMSSSKIIQDLHHIQNFTSDNSFEVV; encoded by the exons ATGTGTCGAAAAGCAGAAACAAAGTATTTCATGGCAtacctttcttttttcttgtgtGTAACGGCATTAATGCTGATATGGTATCCAACACTTTCATTGGCCACAAACCATACTGATCAACTTGCACTTCTGGCCATCAAGGCGAGCATCATTGACGACCCCCAACATGTTCTTGACTCGTGGAACACCTCCTTCCATTTCTGTCAATGGCAAGGTGTTACATGTGGTCGTCGGCATCGTAGAGTCACCAGATTAGACCTTAGATCTCGAGGCCTTGCAGGTTCCGTGTCCCATCATATTGGAAACTTAAGTTTTCTAAGAGTGATCGATCTAGCGAATAACACCTTCAAAGGTGTAATCCCACCTCAATTAGGAAATCTGTTTAGGTTGCAAAGACTAGTTCTCAGCAACAATTCTTTTGTAGGAGAAGTTCCAGCCAGTTTATCAAACTGTACAGAGCTAAACGCTCTTGGGTTGAGTTATAATAATCTAGTTGGCAAGCTTCCACAAGAGCTTAGTGCACTGGTGAACCTTTCTTTGTTAGTCATTCATTTTAATGGTTTTACCGGAGGGATACCATCTTTCTTTGGAAACTTCACTTCTCTTAAAACCATATCGGCCACCGGCAATCATCTAGGTGGAAGCATTCCAGACACTTTAGGACAATtgtacaacttgcaaagtattaGTTTTAGTTATAACCTTTTATATGGTACGACCCCTCCATCCTTATACAATTTAACATCTTTAAAAGGTCTTGATGTAGCAGATAATTCAATTAGTGGAAGTTTACCAAAAGATATAGGCTTGCAGCTACCCAATCTTGAGATTTTTTACATATGGGGTAACAAATTTACCGGAAGCATACCCTTCTCATTGTCTAATTGTTCAAACTTGGTAAGCCTCGACTTGGGAAGCAATAATTTTACTGGGAAGGTTAACATAGATTTTAGACGTATGTCAAATCTTTCTTTTGTTGGGTTATTTTCTAACAGTTTGGGGAGTTTGGAACTTGATGAGATGAACTTCATTGATTCATTAGTCAATTGTAGCAAACTAGAAAGTATGTTTCTTGATAAGAACAAATTGACTGGAGTTCTTCCTAGTTCTATAGGAAATCTCTCATCTCAACTAACACATCTATCATTTAGTAATAACTTCATTTATGGGACTTTGCCTTCTGGGATTGGGAATCTTGTGAAGTTAGAGCGATTATTTATACGCTCTAATCATTTAACAGGGATAGTTCCACGTGAACTTGGTAATCTACAAAACCTTAAATCTTTATTCATGAATGACAACTTCTTCACCGGGAACATTCCAAAATTTATAGGAAACTTCCGGTCATTGCTAAAGTTGCAATTGCAAGAAAACAGATTAGAAGGATATATACCTCCTAATCTTGGCAACTGCCGGGGTTTGTTGCTATTGGACCTTTCTGTAAACAATCTTACTGGCCCTATACCCCCTGAACTTTTCCAGCTATCATCCCTGTTGATTTTAAATCTTTCTCACAACTATATAGTCAGACCCCTTCCCCAAGAGCTAGGAAAACTCAAAAGTTTGACGAAACTTGATCTGTCACACAATGATCTTGTTGGATTAATACCAAATGCCATTGCAAGCTGCATAAGCCTTGAGTACCTAAATCTGTGTGCCAATTCCTTTCAAGGCCCAATACCTCCCTCGATGAGTGCTTTAAGAGGTATCAACAACCTTAATCTTTCCGGTAACAACTTCTCTGGACAAATTCCGAAATTCTTAGAGCAACTAAACATTTCTTCATTGGATTTGTCTTTCAACAATCTTAATGGTGAGGTACCATTGAAAGGTATTTTCAAGAATGCAAGTTTGATCTTGATTCAGGGGAACAATGGGTTGTGTGGAGGCCTTCCAGAACTTCGCCTACCCAAATGTGCCATAGTATCAAGGTCAAAAATAGGCTCTAGAACATCACGTTTTATTCTAATTGTCATTTCAATTTGCTCGCTTTTAGTTGTCGCAATGGTTTTGTCGTATCTGTTTTATTGGAAAAGAAGGAAGGCACAAGCACAACCAGCAGAAGAAGCTTCATACATGCAACCGTTTTCAAGAGTTTCATATGGAAACATACTTAGAGCTACCAACGAgttctctcaacaaaacttgaTTGGGACAGGGGCTTTTAGTGCTGTTTATAAGGGTATTCTTGAGCAAGCAGATGGAATGGTTGCCATCAAGGTTCTAAAGCTTGGAAATCATGGAGCGTTGAAGAGTTTCGTAATGGAGTGCGAAGCTTTAAAAAACATAAGGCACCGTAATCTTGTCAAAGTCATTACTTCCTGTTCATCCGTTGACTTTCAGGGTAATGATTTCAAAGCTCTTATTTACGAGTTCATGCCAAATGGGAATCTTGAAAGGTGGCTACATCCAAGTTCACAACAAGAGGTTGGTATCGAAGAAGCTCCACTACAAAGATTGACCCTTCGCCAAAGAGTAACGATTGCAAGAGATGTAGCTCATGCCATTCACTACCTCCACCAAGAGAGTGAGGTACCCATAATTCATTGTGATCTGAAGCCAAGCAATATCTTACTTGACAGTGACATGGTTGCTCACATTGGTGATTTCGGGCTGGCAAAGTTTCTGCCATTAAAACCACACGATAGCAGTGGAGTTGGATTAAGAGGGACTTTTGGCTATGCACCTCCAG AGTATGGCTTTGGAGGTGAGATGTCAAAAGAAGGGGATATCTACAGCTTTGGGATATTGTTATTAGAGATGATAACAGGAAAGAAGCCAGTAGATGGCATTTTCGAAGAAGGATTGAACCTCCATGGCTATGTGAAGATGGCTTTGCCTGATCGTCTAATGGGGATAATTGAGCCAACACTATTGTCTATCGTTGAAGAAAGAGACCGAGGTGCCACTATCAACCATGAGGATGAAGCTAAAAAGTGGGAGATGTTggaaaaaaacatgattttattGGCAAGAATTGGGTTGGCATGCTCCTTAGAATCTCCCAAAGAGAGAATGAGCTCAAGCAAAATCATCCAAGACTTGCATCACATCCAAAACTTTACCTCAGACAACTCTTTTGAAGTTGTCTAA
- the LOC122602903 gene encoding uncharacterized protein LOC122602903 codes for MDNKDEKNAPWLSVPQFGDWDQKGPLPDYSLDFSKIRENRKQNKRELSRTSIGNEEELVASNKAKLATAQPSAPLHHYSQNQQSPNNRRSLLSCFNCCVKA; via the exons ATGGATAACAAGGATGAG AAAAATGCACCATGGTTATCGGTGCCACAATTTGGGGATTGGGATCAGAAGGGACCATTGCCAGACTATTCTTTGGATTTCTCAAAGATCCGAGAGAACAGGAAACAGAATAAGAGAGAGTTGTCTAGAACTAGCATTGGTAATGAAGAAGAGCTCGTTGCTTCCAACAAAGCTAAACTCGCTACAGCCCAACCAAGCGCTCCTCTGCATCATTACAGCCAGAACCAACAGTCCCCAAAT AACAGGAGAAGCTTGTTAAGTTGCTTCAATTGCTGTGTGAAGGCATGA